One Cucumis melo cultivar AY chromosome 8, USDA_Cmelo_AY_1.0, whole genome shotgun sequence genomic window, TTCTCATTCTTTGAATGTGAAAGACAAACACTACCATGCATTGAGGATTAGTTTATTGATTGAGAATGACTGAAAATtattcaaaatgaaaattttaggAGAGAAGCACCATTCCTtgtattttttccttaaaattaaattaatttttatgtaACTACTTTAAGGATTATTTCTGCTTTTTTAGAATAAAGTGTTACAATTAGTAGAGTGagaaattaagttttttttttttttaattaattaatgttcaACATAGATAGAGTGGGTGAAAAGAAACGAAACAAAAACCCTAATTTAATAAAtgaggtaaaaaaaaaaagaaaaaacaaaagaatttcAGAAAAACAAGGGATTATATCTTTTCTTTAACTCACATTTTCAAAAATCTTCACCAAAGCCTGAACTGATTGGCATTTGAAATCTACAAATTGGACAACAATGGCTATTTTTCAACCAATTTTCAATGCATTTCCCATGAAACACATGTAAACAAGGCATTTCCAAACCACATCGCCCATTCTTCTTTTTCCTAACTTCATCCAAACATATAATACAAATTCTTTCATCTTCGTCTCTCACTTCCAATCTCTTCAACATCTTCTTAAGAGCTTTGTCGCATGCTGGAACCGCTCTAAAATCTTCTCCACCAAATGAGCTACCGTCTTCCCCAATAACATATTGAACCACAACATCTGTGATTGTCAAATTCACCGTCATTGAAAATACTTTATGGCAGCTTCTCGAATTCAGTTGGTCCCTTATCCCAATCCACTGCTCGATTAGGGCAGTTGCTACCACCTCTGCATCAATTTTAGGTTCGTAGTTTTCGAAGCTACAACAAAGGTATTGGAATAGAGAATTGTCGTCTCCATTGAAGATTTCAACAGGGAATTGGTGGTCGCATAGAGGAACTTTTGATGCTTCTTGTTCCTCTACTAATTGTCGCTCACCGTTCTCTAACACCTGAAAGCGGTTGCAACGGCGACGTAGGGTGAAGAGCAAGCCAATTAGTTCGATTGGTGACGGATGCTTCCGGATTCTTCTGGACATCGGAAGATCTATATCTATTTCCACTGCCGTAGTTGAGTATTGAGAGATTTGATATTCCATTGAAGAGATTGAATTGAACCAAACTTGACTGCATCAACAATCGACTTTATTAGGAAAATATTATATCCAAAGTTAACGACGTCAAgtaaaataaaactaaactacacaatataatatatatatatatatatatatatatatatatatatatatatatttgtgagTCTAATATTTCATCTTCTCAAAGTGATCTCGTAGAACctaattttatttagttattattttattttttggggGGGTTAGGATTTGGAAAAAacaaattcttttattatttatttggtaATTTAAAGAATGGCACCACgtaagaagaaaacaaaaatagaaacaaaattcaGGTAAAGCACAATTCAAACAGATGTATTATATGGGAGAATTAATTAACCACTAATTAATTACGTTGGAACTAGACTAAACACAAtgaataaaagaattaaaaacatGTTTCGCATGCTTGTGACTgtctaatatttggaattttaacaaaaatactttaataaaaactatataataagaaaaataactaattttgtgaaaaaaataaaataaaataaaaatattaaaggtTACCGTTGAGGTGATGTGTTTTCTAAAGTTGGAGTAGAGAAGAGATTTTATTAAAGAGTTGAAAGAAGAATATATGGTTATGGAGTGTGTGATGagttttatataatataatgagTATTCAAACCTAAATTAATATCCAtaaaggaaaaggtaaaataatatttcttttgtttattattattttccttattTGAAATTCAACTCCATAAACTATCAAACTAACCATATCTacttctaataataataataaaaaaaaaaaagatattttctTTCACTTGTTATCTTTAAATTGTGtttcaaaatattacttttTGAATTCTGAAATTAGTTCTGAAGAATATCTTTATTTTATGGATTTTTATTCTTTGTTATACAagtagaaaatattttttttaattttgttctatatatatgtaaattatctatatatatatatatatatatatatatatatataagagatAAAAATTGCAatgatatttattattatgattattttcttttaaggaaaggtttttgtttttttaggtttattatttaaaaagatgTGAATAAATGATTTCCTTTTATAAATCCAGCTTTTAACGTCTAATTTCAATAAAGAAAAGATTTCGTAcggaaggaatagaaaatataagcctttattattaataattttaaaaaataaatatatatacatagaaaCTTAAATATTAGCATTAGCATCTATTTAATTTGGCATCTGTAATTACATTTTATTGCTGAAAAATGTATGCCCATTTTAAAATCCcaaaatattcataaaatatcggtagtttattttgatttaaggaaattataatattttagtaTATTTGTAAACATTTTCATAAGTTTTgtagtctaaatattttttcaaaaaattattttattttattttatttatttccttttcgAGAGAAGGAAggtaaaaaaattgaagaaaattctgaaaatagctacaattaaaaaacaataatctGATATCGAAAATTAACAAGTTAAAGTGAAATCCAACTAAAAAATTACATATTGATGACCTTTAATATTTCGAATTTTAGACCTACTTCTCGATATctaatgttggaaaattttcatttgttttgttttttcttctaagAATGACACCAAGTAAGAACAAAACAAAATCTACCATGGCCACAATTTAAATCAGAACAATCTAGGTTAAAttgtaaattaaaaaattagaaatatttaatCCTATCTCCTCAATAGTTTGTATCATTTAATAAAATACTCGTAAATAGTAATTGTGATAAAGATCATACATAAAGGTTTGTATAAACAATGAGGAAGTAAATTATAAAAAGGATTATTCATAAATCACTCCACTCACTGGATCAGtaattaaatttgaactaaTGGCTACAcataaacaaataaagaaaaacactAAACAAATGTTTGCGAGACTCTAATATAAGcgaacaaaaaattaaaaacaaatcttCACAATAACACTGCTACAAATATTATCAGATTTTGTGACTCTTCTTTTCGGTCCTATAATTCACCATCAAAAGTGCATAAATGATTCGAGGAGAAAGTATAATAATTGATTGTTTCATGACATTTCGTTTTTAAATCAACGATAATTATTTAATCACTTAATTTGGTattgtttttataaataaattttaggtcaaaaatgtgtttttaataatGAATGCATGTTGTTGATTTGGTACATGTTATTTATATTGCTCCAATTTTGacacaaaacaaataaatatgaacTTCCATGAATAACAGTATAGGTTTCAATGTTTATACAATGAAACTGTAGTTAAAtagtaattataatatataaatgttTGTTTCATTACCAACCAAAAGAAAGATATGTAAATAACTTGCTTGGTGAGTTATTTCCTTGCTTCAACCAAAAGAAAACAAGTTCATCCCAACAAAAAAggtatataaatattaaattagaaTTGCAAGCTGTTTTAGAGATAAAAAGGTTGTTTAgtattttaattgaaaattcttaaataaaatatatatttcatcattttagatataatataagagtttttttaaaaaatgtaacaaactAGCAAAATACTTATATCCTacaaaataattctaaaaattaaaaaaaaaatcctaaaggcctacaataaaaaatacaaaaaatgctctAACCAACGTACGATTAATCGGTCACACACGTATGTGTAATcgtcttctaaacgatcatgaaacatgatcatataaataatgataCATGGTCGTGTAGGTAGTattaacatgatcgtttagttctttttaatgataggaaaagagtttcaaatctaaataatcgtgttgaCTATGCTAAACGATTGTTTTGTTATGGTAAACAACAACCGTTTTAGATTTtatctacacgatcgtatagttctttttaaacggtGAAAAATGGCTTCAACTCTAAACCatcgtgttgacaatggtagactatcgtttagattatgtcacagtgatatttaaacgatcttgatattcttgaatatgaggaaTATGAAGTTAATATTTTGATGAAATTCAATATTCTTTTGAAACGATCTTGAATATTCTTgagatttaaacagaagaataaaacgtttaaaaatataagaaagaaaatctggaagagaaaatgaataaatcgcaaagaagaataAGAGAAGTAACCAATCGTCTTTAATATCAAGaacaaatctaaaatttatgaaaaatttctaCCAGCTTCATTggacttttttattttagtatacggaccgtaaatattttgatgctttgttatatttatgaaaaattaacctataatataatataaaaattgtgataaataaagtatttaataatataatattttggtCTTTTTAAAACAATGACCTAAAGTGTGAGTTGTTTTCATTTATTGAAATGGACAAATAAAACTGTAAAGGTTATTCCAAATAATAGATGtaattatttatcaaaattaaatacttaataattttaaaagttaaactACATAAATTGCTAAAATATGTTGTTTGTCAAATTTGTTAATTCATGATTGTAAAGATTAAACGCTTCTTCCAGATAAATTTGGTAATTCATACTTTATTATTCAAacttaataaaatatatatatattcatttgcTATTGAAAATTCATCAACAAAAATGATGATGTTCTAAAGACTTTTAGTCATGTATTCTATAACTACTTATAAAAAATATGTTATAATCCACGTAGTACGATAAAATTCTTATAGAAACTAATTAACTACTTATAAAAAATATGTTATAATCCACGTAGTACGATAAAACCCTCATAGAAACTAATTACGAGAATTTGTTCTAAATTATAATCGTAATTAAACCATGAACTATATAAAATTAGTATTATAATCAAATATATCTTGATAATTAAtgttcataataaaaaaaaacaattgaagtGTGTTAAACGGTTTATTTAAAATTACATAAGCGGAGTTCATTAaatctctttcttttaattcaactaaAACATCTTTTTCTTTAACTCAACTAAAATTCTGTTGTTAAGTATTGAAAATATATCAACacaattttaaacaaaataatcatcaaaattaaaatttggcaTCATACTATGGGTGGGTACcactaatttgcaattgtttAAACTAAAATCTCATTTTCGAATTTGTTATCAAAACACATATGTGTAAacatgaaataaaaaaaaatatatatatgattttgaTTTAATCCTATGTTTTCAAGTATTGTTCTAATCCGATTTTCTACCAAATAGACCAATTTTCTAACTTGTTTATTAGTTCTCGCTTCTTTGTATCCGAAATAACATTGTGCTTGTTTAAggcattaaaaagaaaaaattattgaaCTATTTGATCAAACAACTTAAAAGAATTTGCTATTTAGGTTTATATAAACG contains:
- the LOC103495859 gene encoding uncharacterized protein LOC103495859, translating into MEYQISQYSTTAVEIDIDLPMSRRIRKHPSPIELIGLLFTLRRRCNRFQVLENGERQLVEEQEASKVPLCDHQFPVEIFNGDDNSLFQYLCCSFENYEPKIDAEVVATALIEQWIGIRDQLNSRSCHKVFSMTVNLTITDVVVQYVIGEDGSSFGGEDFRAVPACDKALKKMLKRLEVRDEDERICIICLDEVRKKKNGRCGLEMPCLHVFHGKCIENWLKNSHCCPICRFQMPISSGFGEDF